From the Microbacterium profundi genome, the window GACCACTGGACTATGTGACTGCCCGGGTCGACACGATCGACCTTGAACGAGTAGTCCGTAAGGCTCTCCGGCACCGTGGACTTGAGCTGGTTGTAGTGGAGATCCTCCAGACAGACCCCGCCACTTGGGCAACCGCCGAGGGGCGAATTGACGTCATTGCCGAGTACGCCGAAAGCGTTCGTCGAATGCGCGCTCCGGGGTGGACGGATGCGCAGTATGAAGAAGCGTGGGACGCATTGACCGACTTGTTCCTGCGTGTGGTTGACTGGGGCGCTCGAGCAGGTATGCCGATGATGCCCCTCTTCAACATGTCTATAATCGAGGCCCCACTTGTGCGGGACAGCATCTACGAGCGACTTGACGTGAACACGCTACGCCAACCAGCGAATCTCGCGTGGTTTGACGAGGCCATGGAACTCTTCGACCGTGGTGTCTGGCGCGCGCGTCGACGAGAACTCTTGGCGCCGATCTTCCAGTAGTTTGAACCCACCGTTTCGCTCATGAGCACTATCTGTTCAAGGCTCCGGTCGCCGTATTATTTACAACGCTCGCGAACGGAAGATTGACGCCGTACAGCATCGGCCCATAATCGACCTCGCTCCTCATTGGCATGCGGTGTAGACGAACCCATCCCGGGTTCATCCGCCGCTCCTGATGAGGAGGCTCACCATGAGTGAGAACAACCCCGTCGCCGAACCATCGGCGACATCCAGTCCGGTGCGAACCCTCGCGGTGCGCATCACGGACGACCTGCGGGCGCAGTTGGACGTCATCGCCCAGCTCAACGACCGCAGCGTCACCGAAGAGATCCGGCTCGCGCTGGAGTCCTGGATTCAGACCAGCAAGTCCGATCCCAACGTGCTCCAGCGTGCCGAGACGGTCAGGGCCGAGATCGAACGCGAGGCGAAGACCAAGCAGAGCGCGATCGAGGCCATCTTCGGTGGCACGGGAGCGAAAGCGTCGCGTGCCAAGTCGGGCTCTGCCTGACACCAAGAGCTCCCTCTGAACTGGGGAGCAGAGGGGCGGCTCGTCTGGGGATTGCAGTGCGCAGCCAGCGCGCTCTCCCCGGGCGGCTGCCCTCAAAACCACTTGTCCCTCGTTGCTGCCCCGCGGCTTGTCAGAGAACACCAGAGTTCTCGGCCGCGACAACAGTAAGGAGGTGGGACCGATGGTCACTACTATCGTCATCCCGCATAGCCAGGCCAGCGAGCCACGCGTCGAGGAGTTGGCCAGCATCGGCGACTTCCAAGAAGTCGCGGGTGGCTGGCTCGAGCCGTTCGACATACCGGTACTCGGCATCACGTTCTGGGCAAACGAGGCGGCACCCCGCCAGCACGAGCGTATGAACGGTCGGGCAACGGCACTGTGCTGGTACTACAACGTCCGAAGCGATACGGCAGGTGCCATCGTCGGCGACGTCGTTGTTGCTGGCACGGTCACCCCTGATGGGAGCGCGGAGATCCCGGAGCCGGTGCTTGACGGACTACTGAACCCACACGAGTTCGTTGTGCAGATCAGCCCGCACGACGACGGAGTCTGGCGTGACACCTATGCTCGCTTCGGCAATGTCTACGAGGCAGCGCTCTGGTGCATGCTATTCGCTCACTCCACCGATCCCGGACCCGGCTTCCGCTTTACCGTTCACAAGCCCACGGAGGAATCGCACGGTGCGTGGGGAGGTGGATCATGGTGACCGGGATCATCATCCCAGCGGATGCCGAGCAGCCACTCGAGCAACGCGAGTTCGCGGGGCTTGAGGACTACCGTGCGGCCGTCGGTGGGTGGATTGAAGCGATCGACCTACACGACCTCGGCGTGACCATCTACGTCAACGAAGAAGGGCGTGTACGGCAACTGCTGTTCAACTCCCGAGCCTCGTTCCTGTGGTGGTACCACGTGCCTGCAGCACGCCAGACGGCAGTGCTCGCCGGTAGCGCGGTCGTCGTCGGTCTTCCTGACCTAAATGGCGAGAACACCGATGTACCAGACGCCGTGCGCGGACTACTACTCGCACACACGTCCTACCGCGTCGAGGTTCGA encodes:
- a CDS encoding DUF3846 domain-containing protein codes for the protein MVTTIVIPHSQASEPRVEELASIGDFQEVAGGWLEPFDIPVLGITFWANEAAPRQHERMNGRATALCWYYNVRSDTAGAIVGDVVVAGTVTPDGSAEIPEPVLDGLLNPHEFVVQISPHDDGVWRDTYARFGNVYEAALWCMLFAHSTDPGPGFRFTVHKPTEESHGAWGGGSW
- a CDS encoding ribbon-helix-helix domain-containing protein codes for the protein MSENNPVAEPSATSSPVRTLAVRITDDLRAQLDVIAQLNDRSVTEEIRLALESWIQTSKSDPNVLQRAETVRAEIEREAKTKQSAIEAIFGGTGAKASRAKSGSA
- a CDS encoding DUF3846 domain-containing protein; protein product: MVTGIIIPADAEQPLEQREFAGLEDYRAAVGGWIEAIDLHDLGVTIYVNEEGRVRQLLFNSRASFLWWYHVPAARQTAVLAGSAVVVGLPDLNGENTDVPDAVRGLLLAHTSYRVEVRTTGDPKWYGNQAIYPDYWEAVVWAMVTLEPWTLAEDVRVLPVEDASDTGGAA